One segment of Sulfobacillus thermosulfidooxidans DSM 9293 DNA contains the following:
- a CDS encoding bifunctional transaldolase/phosoglucose isomerase, translating to MTTAIHRLNELGQSIWYDNIRRGIIDSGELAHLIAQGISGVTSNPTIFEKAINGSNDYDDALRKLVAERKSLQEIYDTLVLEDIARGADLLRPVYDRTHGVDGYISVEVPPTMAQDTDKTIEEARRLFHTLARPNVMIKVPATPEGIPAIRQLLSEGININVTLIFSLEAYEEVMDAYLSGLEDRLAQGQPIDRIASVASFFVSRVDTLVDRLIKEKGLPESLLGKAAVANAKLAYELFLKYFNSPRFEALKNHGAMVQRPLWASTSTKNPAYPDLLYVDTLIGPDTVNTLPPQTVSAVLDHVKVARTVDKDLDEAHHVIQELESHGISMKAVTDQLLQEGVDSFSASFVTLFQGLRRKRAEITGEAEPFDWNQNILRSTASETVSHLNQQKAVQRVWQHDASLWKSEPEHQAIIKNALGWLSVPEAVAKDAKNLKAFTKQLIDEGYTDVVVLGMGGSSLISDVLRHIFPAPAPYLKLQILDSTNPDAVLALKNNLPLATTVFIVASKSGTTTEPQEYFRYFFDAVSHVSSKPGEHFIAITDPGTALVSEAEHYQFRKIFLNPADIGGRYSALSWFGMVPAALSGVDIDALLLNAQEMQQMCKVDDVLENPGALLGALMGSFANNGRDKMTLLMPKALSAFSDWIEQLLAESTGKEGKGLLPIAHEPWLPVEDYSSDRLFIAYQFDSEPDNELMEHVNELRQHGHPVIILPMANRISLGGELFRWEFATAIAGSVLGIDAFDQPNVQESKDNTKRVLKQFETEKVLPAVTELGQLDQMRWSAAHLSTSQSALGDVLKSLLNTHQAGDYVAIMAYVNPTEENWAQLQEVRAIIGRNWKLPTTLGFGPRFLHSTGQLHKGGNDHGLFIQLVAMKGEKVLIPGEPFDFLTLMQAQAIGDYEALQAHGRRVVRILFDGELAPGLAQLAEVLQTINVK from the coding sequence ATGACCACAGCAATTCACCGTCTCAACGAGTTGGGACAAAGTATTTGGTATGACAACATTCGGCGCGGCATCATTGATTCCGGAGAACTAGCCCATCTCATCGCTCAAGGAATATCCGGCGTGACCTCTAACCCAACGATTTTTGAAAAGGCCATTAATGGGTCCAATGACTATGATGATGCCTTACGAAAATTGGTGGCAGAACGCAAATCGCTTCAGGAAATTTATGACACACTCGTGCTCGAAGATATTGCACGGGGCGCCGATTTATTGCGACCGGTTTATGACCGGACCCATGGTGTCGATGGTTACATTAGCGTGGAAGTCCCGCCGACAATGGCCCAAGACACTGACAAAACTATCGAAGAAGCCAGACGCCTCTTTCACACATTGGCACGGCCCAATGTGATGATTAAGGTGCCAGCGACTCCCGAAGGGATTCCCGCTATCAGGCAATTATTATCCGAAGGCATCAATATCAATGTGACCCTGATTTTTAGTCTAGAAGCTTACGAAGAGGTCATGGATGCCTATTTATCCGGACTGGAAGACCGTTTAGCCCAGGGTCAACCGATTGACCGCATTGCATCAGTGGCCAGCTTTTTCGTCAGTCGAGTGGATACCCTCGTCGATCGTTTAATAAAGGAAAAGGGGTTACCCGAATCCCTCTTAGGGAAAGCAGCCGTGGCAAATGCTAAACTGGCCTATGAGTTATTCTTAAAATACTTCAATAGTCCCCGCTTTGAAGCCTTAAAGAACCACGGGGCTATGGTTCAAAGGCCATTATGGGCATCCACCAGTACCAAAAATCCTGCCTACCCCGATCTCTTATATGTCGACACGTTAATTGGTCCGGACACGGTTAATACCTTGCCTCCACAAACGGTTTCGGCAGTTCTCGATCATGTTAAAGTCGCACGCACTGTCGATAAAGATCTCGATGAAGCTCATCACGTTATTCAGGAACTTGAATCGCATGGTATCTCGATGAAAGCTGTCACTGACCAACTCCTGCAAGAAGGGGTCGACAGTTTCTCCGCCTCATTTGTCACCCTATTCCAAGGTCTTCGCCGCAAACGGGCTGAAATTACTGGAGAAGCTGAACCATTCGATTGGAATCAAAACATTCTGCGGTCGACGGCTTCGGAAACCGTATCCCATCTGAATCAACAAAAAGCTGTGCAACGGGTATGGCAACATGATGCTTCTTTGTGGAAATCAGAACCGGAACATCAAGCCATTATAAAGAATGCGTTAGGATGGCTCTCTGTCCCGGAAGCTGTAGCCAAAGACGCCAAGAATCTCAAAGCATTCACTAAACAATTAATCGACGAAGGATATACCGACGTTGTTGTGCTGGGAATGGGCGGCAGCAGTTTAATCTCCGATGTACTCCGGCACATTTTCCCCGCCCCCGCTCCCTATTTAAAACTGCAGATTCTCGATTCGACCAACCCAGATGCAGTTCTCGCTTTGAAAAATAATTTACCATTGGCCACAACCGTCTTTATTGTGGCCAGTAAGTCAGGCACGACCACTGAACCCCAGGAATATTTCCGTTACTTCTTTGACGCCGTGAGTCATGTTAGCAGCAAACCGGGAGAACACTTCATTGCCATTACCGATCCCGGTACAGCTCTCGTATCGGAAGCCGAACATTACCAGTTTCGTAAAATCTTTCTCAATCCAGCAGATATTGGCGGGCGCTATTCCGCCTTGTCATGGTTTGGCATGGTTCCTGCCGCCTTATCTGGTGTCGATATCGATGCCCTCTTGTTAAATGCGCAGGAGATGCAGCAAATGTGCAAGGTGGACGACGTCTTAGAAAATCCCGGCGCACTCTTAGGCGCTTTAATGGGTTCGTTTGCCAACAACGGACGGGACAAAATGACCCTGCTCATGCCTAAAGCACTGAGTGCCTTCTCCGACTGGATTGAACAATTGCTTGCGGAGTCTACCGGTAAAGAAGGCAAAGGCCTATTACCTATCGCCCACGAACCATGGCTACCCGTTGAAGACTATTCTTCTGATCGCTTGTTTATTGCTTATCAATTCGACAGTGAACCGGATAACGAATTAATGGAACACGTTAACGAGCTACGTCAGCATGGTCATCCTGTGATTATTTTGCCTATGGCTAACCGCATTTCCTTGGGTGGTGAATTATTTAGGTGGGAATTTGCCACGGCCATTGCTGGCTCAGTCTTGGGAATTGATGCGTTTGATCAGCCCAATGTCCAGGAAAGCAAAGATAATACCAAACGTGTTCTAAAGCAGTTTGAAACGGAAAAAGTGTTACCAGCTGTGACAGAACTTGGCCAACTCGACCAAATGCGCTGGTCTGCTGCGCATTTGTCCACGAGTCAGTCAGCACTCGGCGATGTGCTCAAATCGCTGTTAAATACCCATCAAGCCGGTGATTATGTTGCCATCATGGCTTATGTCAATCCTACTGAAGAAAATTGGGCGCAGTTACAGGAAGTCCGCGCAATTATCGGTCGAAATTGGAAGCTTCCCACAACGTTAGGATTCGGCCCCCGCTTTCTCCACAGCACCGGACAACTGCATAAAGGCGGGAACGACCATGGTCTATTTATCCAACTCGTTGCGATGAAAGGTGAAAAGGTGTTGATACCTGGCGAACCCTTTGACTTTCTCACCTTAATGCAGGCGCAAGCTATTGGAGACTACGAGGCGTTGCAAGCGCATGGAAGACGGGTTGTCCGAATTTTGTTTGACGGGGAATTGGCTCCAGGATTGGCGCAACTCGCCGAAGTTCTTCAAACCATTAACGTAAAGTGA
- the gnd gene encoding phosphogluconate dehydrogenase (NAD(+)-dependent, decarboxylating): MKIGMIGLGRMGGNMVKRLVLGGHEVVAYDRNPEPVKELQEENDVQGASSIPELVNFLEPRRVVWMMVPAGDPTEQTLETLLSLLSPGDIIIDGGNSNFRDSMRRAKLCRAQQIEFIDAGTSGGIWGLANGYCLMVGGENDAVHYCEPVFKTLAPENGYLHTGPVGSGHFVKMVHNGIEYGLLQAYGEGFEILKESQFPLDLPAIAALWNHGSVVRSWLLELLEQAYAQNPDLKNIRGYIEDSGEGRWTVEEAINENVPAPVITASLFARFASRQEESYGAKVIAALRNAFGGHPVKTE, encoded by the coding sequence ATGAAAATTGGCATGATTGGATTGGGACGGATGGGCGGAAATATGGTAAAGCGGTTAGTACTAGGCGGCCACGAAGTGGTCGCCTACGACCGCAACCCTGAGCCCGTTAAAGAGTTACAGGAAGAAAATGATGTCCAAGGAGCTTCTTCAATTCCCGAACTCGTTAATTTTTTAGAACCGCGGCGCGTTGTATGGATGATGGTTCCAGCTGGTGATCCCACGGAGCAGACCCTCGAAACGCTGCTCAGTCTCTTATCACCGGGCGACATTATTATTGACGGCGGAAATTCCAATTTCCGCGATTCCATGAGGCGAGCTAAACTCTGTCGTGCCCAGCAAATTGAATTCATTGATGCCGGAACCAGTGGAGGAATTTGGGGGCTCGCTAACGGCTATTGCCTTATGGTCGGGGGAGAAAACGATGCCGTCCATTATTGCGAGCCGGTCTTTAAGACATTAGCTCCCGAAAATGGCTATCTTCACACCGGGCCAGTTGGTTCCGGCCACTTTGTTAAGATGGTTCATAACGGCATAGAATACGGGTTGTTGCAAGCGTACGGAGAAGGATTCGAGATTCTTAAGGAAAGCCAATTCCCGTTAGATCTTCCCGCCATCGCCGCTTTGTGGAATCACGGTAGTGTGGTGCGCTCGTGGCTTTTGGAATTGCTCGAACAAGCTTATGCTCAAAATCCTGATTTGAAGAATATCCGCGGCTATATTGAAGATTCCGGGGAAGGAAGATGGACGGTGGAAGAAGCCATCAATGAGAATGTTCCGGCTCCTGTCATTACCGCCTCATTATTTGCTCGGTTTGCGTCACGACAAGAAGAATCCTACGGAGCCAAAGTGATCGCCGCTTTGCGAAACGCCTTTGGTGGTCATCCCGTTAAAACAGAATAA